The DNA sequence CGCCGTACGTGTACCGGTGCGTGCTGCCGTCGGGGAGCGCGGTGACGATCTCCTTGTGGTCGAAGAGGTCGCGGGCGCGCTCGAGGAGCTTCGTGATTGTGAGGTCGTACTCCATCGTCATGCCATGTCACCTCGTGGCGTGAACTGATAGAACACCCTGTCCTGGTCGGTCGGGCCCTCGACGTCGACGACCTGCAGTTCCACCGGATCCCCGATGGCGAGGTCGTCGTAGTCGGCGCCGTCGATGCGCGCGGACAACTGGACATCGACGCCGTCGAGATCCACGACGCCCGTGACGAACGGCGTGTCCATCCCGAGCGGGCCGCTGCCCCGGACGGCGCCGAACGCGAACAGCTCGCCCTCGTGGGGCAGCGAGACGTACGCGAGGTCGTCGCTCGTGCACTCCGGGCACATCACGCGCGGCGGGAAGTGCAACTCACCGCAGTCCTGGCACTCCGTCGTGGACAGCGACCCCTCGCGGAGGCGGTCGTAGAACTCGTGGATTCTGGTGTGTTCGGCGTCCTGCAGGTCGTAGAAGTCCAGCAGGCGCGGCAACTCGATGGTGTCCGGAACCGAGACGGTCGTGCGCGGCGGTCCACCGGCTCCGTCGTCCGTGTGGTTGTCAGTCATTGTGGGTCCCTCGCGAGCGTCATCACGCTGTGCACGCTGCCGCTGCCGCTGAGGTTGTGGATGAGGCCGGTCTCCGGGCTGTCCGGCACCTGCCGGGCAGACTCCACCTCGCCCGTGAACTGCTTGTACACTTCCAGCGCCTGCGAGACGCCGGTCGCGCCCAATGGGTGGCCACAGCCCAGCAGGCCGCCGCGGGGGTTGACGGCGATGTCGCCGTCGAGTTCGCTGCGGCCGTCTTCGACGAACTGGCCGCCCTCGCCCTTCTCGACCCAGCCGAGGTCCTCGTACTCGATGATTTCGCTGATGGAGAAGCAGTCGTGAATCTCCGCGACGTCCAACTCCTTCACGGGGTCGTCGATGCCCGCCTGCTCGTAGGCTTCTTCGGCGGCGACGGTGGCCTGCGGCCACGCCGACATCGACGGGAGGTTGTTGATAGAGTTGCTCGCCATGCAGGACTGCCCGCTGCCCGTGACGTACGCGGCGGTGTCCGTGACCTCGCGGGCTTTCTGTTCGCTCATCAGGACCAGCGCCGCCGCGCCGTCCGTGATGCCGCTGCAGTCAAGCAGGCACAGCGGCGGCGCGACCGGGTACGACTCCAGCACGTCGTCGACGCTGACCTCCTGCTGGAACTGCGCGTACGGGTTGTTCGCGGCGTGGCGCTTGTTCTTCGCGCTCACCGCCGCCAGCTGTTCGCGCGTCGTGCCGTACTCGTGCATGTGCCGCTGGGCGAACATCGAGAAAAAGGATGGCGCGTTCAGGCCGTTCACGCCGTCGAACTCGCGGTCGAGGACGTTCGTCATCCCCGACTGGGTCTCCTCGACGTAGTCGTCGCCGAGGTTCATCTTCTCGACGCCGAGCACGAGCGCGGTGTCGAGTTGGCCGCTGGCGATGGCGAGCCACGCGTACCGCAGCGCCGCCTGCCCGCTGGCGCACGCCAGCTCGGTGCGCGAGATCATCTTCGTCACGTCGATGCCGAGCAGCTCGGCGGCCAGCGGCGCGACGTGGCTCTGGAACGCGAACCGCTCGGGCTGGACGGCGCCGACGAACAACCCCTCGACGTCGTCGGGCGTGACGCCGTCCACGTCGTCGAAGGCGGCCTTCCCGGCTTCCTGCGCGAGGTCCTTCCACGTCGCCTCGCGCTTCCCCCAGTCGGCGTGGCCGCCGCCGACGATTGCGGCAGTCCCGGTCATCGCTCGAACTCCGGCTCCCGGTCGTCCCGGAACGCCGTCACGCCCTCGACCATGTCGTCGGTCGTCGTCAGCAGGCCGAAGCCCTGACTCTCGACGTCCAGCCCGGTGTCGAGGCTGGCATCCTGTCCGTCGTCGATGACGCGCTTGGCGACTTTCAGCGCCGTCTTCGGACCGTTCGCGAGGTCGGCGACGAACTCCGCCACCACGTCGTCGAACTCCTCGGCGGGGACGGCGCGGTTGAGCAGCCCCCAGTCGGCGGCGCGCTCGGCGGAGATCTGCTCGCCGCGGAAGACTAGTTCCTTCGCGCGGCCCTCGCCGACGATGCGGGTGAGCCGCTGGGTGCCGCCGCCGCCCGGAATCAGCCCGAGGTTGATTTCGGGCGCGCCCAGCGAGGAGTCCTCGGTGGCGAGACGGAGGTCGCAGGCGAGCGCGATTTCGAAGCCCGCGCCCAGGCAGAAGCCGTCGATGCGCGCGAGCGTCGGGCGCTCGAACTCGTCGATGGCCTGAATCGTCTCGTCGACGTCCATCAGCTCGGTCGGCTCCGAGGTCATGAAGCCGGTGATGTCCGCGCCGGAACTGAAGGCGTCCTCGCCCGCGCCGGAGAACACGACGCAGGAGACGTCGTCGGGGTCGGCGTTGTCGAGCGCCTGCTCGACCTCGCCGAACATCGTCTCGGAGAAGGCGTTGAGGCGCTCGGGGCGGTCGAACTCGATTTCGAGGACGCCGCGGTCGTCCAGCGACTTGTTGACGTACTGGTAGGGGCCGTCGCCGCGGTAGTCGTGGAACCCCTCGCCGGCGTCGACGCCGGTCTTCCCGTCCTCGACCAGTTCCACGAGGTAGTCCGCGGGCGCGAACCGCTCGGCGCCCGTCTGCTCGTGGAGCGTCCGGAGTTTGTCGAGGACGGCGTCGAGGCCGAGTTGGTCGCCGAGCCGGCAGACGCCCTCGGGGAAGCGCGCGCCGAGCCGGCTCCCGAGGTCCACGTCGTCGGGCGTCGCGACGTCGTTGCCGACCAGGCGAGCGGCCTCGTTGACCATGCGGGCTTCCACGCGGAGCGTGTCGAAGCCCTCGCCGTCGCCCGGCTCGTAGTCGGGGCCGTCACCCTCCCAGTCGTAGAACCCGCGGCCGGTCTTCTTCCCGAGGTCGTCGGCCTCGACCTTCTCGGCGATGGTCGGCGGGGAGTCGAGGTCGGTGTCCTCGCGGAAGTGGTAGGCGATGTCGATGCCGGTGTAGTCGGCGAGCTCGAAGGGACCCATCGGGTAGCCGCGCTGGTAAACCATCGCGGCGTCGGCCTGCCGGACCGTCGCGTCGCCGTCCGCGAGCATCCACGCGCCCTCCTCGATGAACGGCAGCATGACGTTGTTCACGATGAAGCCGTGGACGTCGCGCTTGACGTCGATGGCGCGCTTCCCGAGGTCGGCGACGAACTCGTGGGCGGCCGTCAGCGTCGCCTCGCTGGTCTGTTCGCCGTGGACGACCTCCACGAGGTCCATCTTCACGGGCGGATTGAAGAAGTGGGTGCCGACGACCTGTTCGGGTCGGTCGGTCGCCGCGCCGATGGCGGTGATGCTCAGCCCGGAGGTGTTCGACGCGAGAATCGCGTGGTCGGGCGCGTGGTCGTCGACCTCGGCGAAGGTGTCCCGTTTGAGGTCGAGGTTCTCGGGGATGGCCTCGACGACGAGGTCGGCGTCGGCGACGGCGGCCGCGAGGTCGGTCTCCCCGGTCATTCGCGCCCGCACCGCGTCGGCGGAGTCGTCGAGTTTCCCCTTCTCTTCGAGTTTGCCGAGGCTCCACTCGACTTCTTCGAGGCCGTCGGCGACGAGTTCCTCTTCGATGTCCCGCACCACCACGTCGTAGCCCGCGATGGCTGCGAGTTCGGCGATGCCGTGACCCATGCTCCCCGCGCCGAGCACGGTCACGTTCTCTATGTCACTTTCTACCATCACTACCACACAAAGTAACTATACTACTTAAACTATTGGCTACTGTGTTTGCCGATATTAGTATTTTACTTAACTAGTCGTGGTGGGTGGCGGAGTGGTCGGTCGGCTGTGCCACCCCCCGGCGCGACACCCGGGACGCGGAACGGAGCCGCCCGCGGCGACGAGTCGTCACTCGATGGGGAACTGCAGCTCCGCGGCCTGCTCGGTCTGCGGGTAGACGAGGCGCTGGTCGCCGTTCCACCACTGCGCGCTCGCCGCCGAGAGCTGGCCCTGCTCGGGCATCCCGTACTCGTCGAACGCGAAGTCGCCGATGACGGTCTCGAAGTCGGTCTCGTCCAGCGACGACCGCACCGTCTCCGGGTCCGTGTTCTCCGCGCCGGCCAGCGCCTGCTCGGTGGTCTGCGCGAGATTGTAGCCGACCCCGACCATCACGCGCGGCGTCTCGCCGTCGTTTCGCTCGGCGTACGCGTCCAGCAGCTCCTCGTTCCCGTTCCCGGTCATCCCGGGCGCCCACCCCGGACACATCGTGACGTAGTTGCCAGATTCGCCGAGCGCCGTCCACCACGCCTGCGGGTCCGACGCCCGCACGAACTCGACGAACTCCGGCGTGTAGCCGGAGTTGTTCAGCTGGTTCATCGCGGTGATGCCGTCCGGCGGCTGCGGGCTCGCCACCAGCGCCTCGACGCCCGCGTCCTCGGTCTGCGAGATGAGCGTCGAGAAGTCCTCGTTGCCCGGGTTGTACGTCTCCCGCATCGCCACGTCGTAGCCCGCCTCCGAGAGCCGCTCGTCCCACGCCTGTGCCATCTCGGCGCCCCACCCGGAGTTCTCCTCCCAGATGCCGACGACCTCCGGGCGGTCGGCCTCCGGAACGAGTTCGAGGATCCCGGTAGTCGCTCGCGTGACGTCGCGCGTCTTCGGGAACGGCGTGTACGTCCACTCCTTGTCCCCGGAGACGAGCGGCTCCTCGTAACAGGTCGCGACCGCGAGGAACGGCAGTCCCTGATTCTCCGCGTACGCCGACCCCGCCATGACCAGCGGGCTGGAGAAGCTCCCCCACACCAGGTCGACGTCGTTGTTGCTCGTGATCTGTTGGAGCTGCTGTCGGAGGACGGCCGGGTCGCTCTCGTCGTCTCTGACGACGAGCTCGACCTCTCGGTCGAGGTTGCCGCGCTCGTTGAGCTTCTCCACGCCGAGCTCGTAGCCGGCGAGCATCTCGTTGCCGACCGAGGACAGCCGACCCGTCTCCGGGACGGCTGCCGCAATCGTGATGCTCTCCGAGCTGTTGGAGCCGCCGAACGCCGTGCAGCCGGCGAGACCGCTGAGACCGACGGCGCTGGCGACGCCGGTGGCTTTCAGGTACGACCGCCGACTGTGCTCACTGTCAAACATACCCATACCACCTACCAAGACGAACACTGTGTTAAACTTTACTGTCAAATTAGCGTTTTCTGTGAGGCTAACTCAAAAATTACGCAGGTGGTGTTCACTAGCGGCGTCGGGTGAGCGCAACCTCGATTGACGTGCCGGCATCGAGTCACGCGTCTCCGAAGGGACGAGAACGGGAGCCGCATTTATTGCACTCCCCGCTGAACTCCGACACATGTACGACCGAATACTGCTATCGACTGACGGGACCGTCGCGTCCGAGCAGGCGGAAGCGCACGCGCTCGACCTCGCAGCCGCACACGACGCCGTCCTGCACGCGCTGTACGTCGTCGACGAGGACGTCGTGAACGCGTACAGCGGCGACGAGTACGTCGACGAAGCCGAAGGCCCCGAACACGGCCTCGAAGAGCTCGGCGAGGAGACCCTCGCGGACATCCAGCAGCAAGCGGCCGACGCCGGCGTCGACGTCGAGACGGCGATGCGCCACGGCCAGCCCGCCGAGGCCATCGTGGCGTACGCCGACGACCACGACACCGACCTACTCGTGCTGGGCACCAAGCGCCGCCCGGAGGAGTACCGCGCCCTGCTCGGGAGCGTCACCGACCGCGTCCTCCGGCTGACCACGCGCCCGGCGACCGTCGTGAAGACGGAAGTCAGCGAGTAGCTGACGCGGCCAGTTTCGGCTGGCACGCCGAGCGCCCGCTACGAGCCGTCGGCCGCGAACTCGAAGGTGCCGGAAGCCGACGCGGTGACGGTCTCGCCGAAGGTCCCGGACTCGACCGCTCGGAGCGAGAACGAACACTGCAACGCCGACGGGAGCGACTGGGCCTCGCGGACGACGACGGGGAATTCGACGTTCCCGTCCACGCCAACCTCGGCCAGCTCCACGACGAGCTGCCGGTGGATGGAGCCGCTCCGGAGCCGGCGATAGTACGCACTGGTGTCGTCGCTGCGCGCCGGTGGACTGACCAGATAGGTCACCTGACCGCGCCGGTCGAAGTACGCGTTCGGCGTCGCGAGCCGCACGGTGAACTCGGCCAGCTCGTAGCCCGACGACGGGTCGATGCCGACCTCGACGGTGAACCCCGCCGACGGAACCGACCCGTCCGAGTAGGACTGTCCGTTCGTGCTAATTTCGACGTACCCGACGCTCTCCGCCTCGGATTGGGCGGGGAAGTCCCACGACAACTCCGCTGCGGAGTCCTCGTGAACGACGGTCTCCAGCGTTCGGGGTCCCGTTTCGAACAGTCCACTGCACCCGGCGAGGGCGGCCGTGGCGACCGTTCCGCCACCGGCCAAGACGCGGCGACGCGTGCGGTCGATGCGGTCGGTTCGTGGAGGCGGGGACTCAGGCATACGTCCGGGTTCGAAAGGAATCGAAGTAACGTCTTTGCTCGTCCCGCATCGTTCCGAGCGCCGAAGCGTTCCCGAACCCGAGAGCGCTGGGCTCGTGCGAGAGAGTAGCCGCCAACTGGCGGCATAGTGGCCACAGCGCACTTCCGGCTACGAGCGCAACGTGGTTCTATCGGTATGAGTGAGCGTTCCCGCCGCGAGTTCCTGTGCGCGACCGGTGGGACTGTCGCGCCGACTGTCCTCGCGCTGAACCAATCTTCCCAGCGGGAGGACCGCGGCGACTGGACGGTCGTCGAGACGCCGACGCAGCGAACGCTCCACGACGTCGCCGACACCACCACCGGCGCGTTCGCGGTCGGCAGCAACGGGCTCGTCCTCGAACGCGGCGACGACGGCTGGTCGGTCGTGACTGACGCCGGCCCGACGGGGAACGGGAACAACCTCTCGTCGGCAGCGACCACGACGGACGGCCAGCGACTGTGGATGGCGGGCGCGAGCGGCGTCGTCGGCGAATACGACCCGGAGGCGGACGCGCTCACGTCGCGGAGCGCGCCGGACGGCGTGACGAACACGTTCACCGACGTTGCCGTGACCGGGCCAGCGGGGGACGCGACTGTCTATCTCGTCGACTCCTCGGGACACGTCCACCGGTCCGAGGCGAACGGCCGCGAGGGGACGTGGACGCATACGACGCCCGGAAGCGGCGCCGAAATCGCCGCGATTACCGTGGTCGGCACGACCGGCTTCCTCGTCGACCAGAACGGCTCGCTCTTCGAGACCACCGACGGCGAGACGTGGACCAGCGTCGACGCGACCGCCTTCGACGAAACGCTGCACGACGTCGAACTGCGTGCGTCCGAAACGGTCGTGCTCGCGGGGGCGTCCGGGACCGTCGCGATTGGGTCCGGCGGCGAGTGGGAGCAGGAATCCGCGGCGAACGACGCGCTCAACGACGTCGAGGTCGGCGACTGCGGCTGCGTGCACGCCGTCGGCGCGAGCGGGACAGTCCTGCACCGGCGCGGCCACGGCACGCCGCCGCTTCGCACGCTAGCACGAGCGTTCGACTGGTGGACCCGAGCGTCGCCTATCGAAGAGAACCTCAACGCGGTCGCGCTCGGCGACCCCCACGTCGCCGTCGGCGCCAGCGGCACCATCCTCGAACGGGAGCACTAGGCGACTGGAGTCGTTCTTCGCAACGCGCGACTCGGGGGTTCGAGGCTGTTCGAGCCGGCGACAGGAAGACAGATTGGAGAGTGAGCGGGGTCGAGCCGTCGCGTGGTGTGAACTTATCAGGCTGCCCCGTCATCCGACAGTATGGGCCAACACATCCTTGTGCCGGTGGACGGGTCGCCGCAGTCGGAGGCGGCGCTCGAATACGTGCTGGACAGCTACGCGGACGCCGAGGTGACGATTCTCCACGTCGTCGACCCGGCGAGCCCGTTCGGCTACGGCGACGACGAGAACTTCGACTTCGAGAGCTACCAAGCGGAGGGAAAGCGACGCCACGAGCGCGCAACGGAACTGCTCGAAGAGTACGGCGAGCTCGCCAGCGAGCGCGGCGTCGCGTTCGACACCCGACTCAAAACGGGGAAGCCGGCCGTCGAGATACTCGAAGCGGCCGACGACGAGGACGTGGACCTCATCGTCATGGGGAGCCGCGGCCGCTCCGGCGTCGGCCGCGTGCTGTTCGGCAGCGTCGCCGAGACCGTCACGCGCCGCGCCACCGTCCCGGTCACCATCTTCAAGCAGCGGGACGACGAGAAGCGGTAGTCGGATAGCGGCGCTGGCGGACTCCCCACCGGGGACCGCATTTTGCGCTCGACGCGGCAGATACCACGAACCATCCGGGGTTACTGGTCGTCGGGGAGGGCGGCCATCACGGGGTCGGCGATGACCACCGCCATGCCGAAGACGAAGAGCCCGTAGCCAAGGACGCCCGCCGCAATCGATTCTTGGAGCAGGCCGATTGTGCCTCCGGCGCTAACGCCGCCGCCGAGCATCCCGAGCGTCCGCGCGTCGCCGCCGCGCATGGCGCGCATTGTCGCGAGATTGTCGAGCACGAGCGCCGCCGTCACCCCGTAGACGAACGGAATCGCGACGAGGACCCCGACGCTCCCGTCGCGGGCGACGACTGCCAGCGCCAGCGCTCCGAGACCGACAACCGCCGAGAGGACGTACCGAATCGACCGTCGCATACCAACCATTCGCCCACACTACACTTTACTGTCCGGGTCGCGCGTCAATCTGTGCGGACTGGGCGTGCAACAGCGCCGGTCGAGCGAGGACGAGAAACCCGGCATCGCCTGCTCGTGTGTACGAAAGGTTCGTTCACAGCGTTATCTCTGGAACTCGGTGCTTGCAGTCGCGCATTCGTCTGATTTTGATTCGGCTCGTTCACACGGGATTCCCCATTTCGTGTGTACGTATCGGAAGTCGGCTCTCTCAACGTGGAACCCCGTGGGGGAGTGAGTGAAGGGAGCAGAGACGTACCGAACTGTGCCAGTCGCCGGAAAAATTAAGAATTGACGACACAAAATTGGTTTATGGAAGATTCCGACGAGCTTCCGGGTCCTGACCCTGATTCATTAGAGGTGGTTGAGGAGGCTCCGGAGGGAATCAACCCAATCCCGATGAGAATCACATATACTTCCGATTCCGTGTCTGACTACGTCGCTCTGACCCGTTCAGGGTGGCAAGTGACCTTGGACCTAGCGGACCCCTTACTTGGTGTTGTTAGAAGTGCTGCGTCGCTATCTGTGAAGATTGATGAACTACGGAGTGCGCTCGCCGCAATTGGAATTGAAGGGATTATAGAGCATTTCACTTCGGTAGTCGCAAGATACACCAACGAACTGTTACCAGTAGATGCGATTCCTGAATCTATTGGTCTCGGGGGAGCCTTGTACCTGCTAGTGAAGCTACGCGAAACAAGCCTTCTCACGCTCAGACATATACATCAAGCTTCTATCGACGAGTG is a window from the Halobacterium hubeiense genome containing:
- a CDS encoding thiolase C-terminal domain-containing protein, giving the protein MTGTAAIVGGGHADWGKREATWKDLAQEAGKAAFDDVDGVTPDDVEGLFVGAVQPERFAFQSHVAPLAAELLGIDVTKMISRTELACASGQAALRYAWLAIASGQLDTALVLGVEKMNLGDDYVEETQSGMTNVLDREFDGVNGLNAPSFFSMFAQRHMHEYGTTREQLAAVSAKNKRHAANNPYAQFQQEVSVDDVLESYPVAPPLCLLDCSGITDGAAALVLMSEQKAREVTDTAAYVTGSGQSCMASNSINNLPSMSAWPQATVAAEEAYEQAGIDDPVKELDVAEIHDCFSISEIIEYEDLGWVEKGEGGQFVEDGRSELDGDIAVNPRGGLLGCGHPLGATGVSQALEVYKQFTGEVESARQVPDSPETGLIHNLSGSGSVHSVMTLARDPQ
- a CDS encoding universal stress protein, whose product is MGQHILVPVDGSPQSEAALEYVLDSYADAEVTILHVVDPASPFGYGDDENFDFESYQAEGKRRHERATELLEEYGELASERGVAFDTRLKTGKPAVEILEAADDEDVDLIVMGSRGRSGVGRVLFGSVAETVTRRATVPVTIFKQRDDEKR
- a CDS encoding Zn-ribbon domain-containing OB-fold protein, translating into MTDNHTDDGAGGPPRTTVSVPDTIELPRLLDFYDLQDAEHTRIHEFYDRLREGSLSTTECQDCGELHFPPRVMCPECTSDDLAYVSLPHEGELFAFGAVRGSGPLGMDTPFVTGVVDLDGVDVQLSARIDGADYDDLAIGDPVELQVVDVEGPTDQDRVFYQFTPRGDMA
- a CDS encoding 3-hydroxyacyl-CoA dehydrogenase/enoyl-CoA hydratase family protein; amino-acid sequence: MVESDIENVTVLGAGSMGHGIAELAAIAGYDVVVRDIEEELVADGLEEVEWSLGKLEEKGKLDDSADAVRARMTGETDLAAAVADADLVVEAIPENLDLKRDTFAEVDDHAPDHAILASNTSGLSITAIGAATDRPEQVVGTHFFNPPVKMDLVEVVHGEQTSEATLTAAHEFVADLGKRAIDVKRDVHGFIVNNVMLPFIEEGAWMLADGDATVRQADAAMVYQRGYPMGPFELADYTGIDIAYHFREDTDLDSPPTIAEKVEADDLGKKTGRGFYDWEGDGPDYEPGDGEGFDTLRVEARMVNEAARLVGNDVATPDDVDLGSRLGARFPEGVCRLGDQLGLDAVLDKLRTLHEQTGAERFAPADYLVELVEDGKTGVDAGEGFHDYRGDGPYQYVNKSLDDRGVLEIEFDRPERLNAFSETMFGEVEQALDNADPDDVSCVVFSGAGEDAFSSGADITGFMTSEPTELMDVDETIQAIDEFERPTLARIDGFCLGAGFEIALACDLRLATEDSSLGAPEINLGLIPGGGGTQRLTRIVGEGRAKELVFRGEQISAERAADWGLLNRAVPAEEFDDVVAEFVADLANGPKTALKVAKRVIDDGQDASLDTGLDVESQGFGLLTTTDDMVEGVTAFRDDREPEFER
- a CDS encoding WD40/YVTN/BNR-like repeat-containing protein, which gives rise to MSERSRREFLCATGGTVAPTVLALNQSSQREDRGDWTVVETPTQRTLHDVADTTTGAFAVGSNGLVLERGDDGWSVVTDAGPTGNGNNLSSAATTTDGQRLWMAGASGVVGEYDPEADALTSRSAPDGVTNTFTDVAVTGPAGDATVYLVDSSGHVHRSEANGREGTWTHTTPGSGAEIAAITVVGTTGFLVDQNGSLFETTDGETWTSVDATAFDETLHDVELRASETVVLAGASGTVAIGSGGEWEQESAANDALNDVEVGDCGCVHAVGASGTVLHRRGHGTPPLRTLARAFDWWTRASPIEENLNAVALGDPHVAVGASGTILEREH
- a CDS encoding universal stress protein, whose product is MYDRILLSTDGTVASEQAEAHALDLAAAHDAVLHALYVVDEDVVNAYSGDEYVDEAEGPEHGLEELGEETLADIQQQAADAGVDVETAMRHGQPAEAIVAYADDHDTDLLVLGTKRRPEEYRALLGSVTDRVLRLTTRPATVVKTEVSE
- a CDS encoding amino acid ABC transporter substrate-binding protein produces the protein MFDSEHSRRSYLKATGVASAVGLSGLAGCTAFGGSNSSESITIAAAVPETGRLSSVGNEMLAGYELGVEKLNERGNLDREVELVVRDDESDPAVLRQQLQQITSNNDVDLVWGSFSSPLVMAGSAYAENQGLPFLAVATCYEEPLVSGDKEWTYTPFPKTRDVTRATTGILELVPEADRPEVVGIWEENSGWGAEMAQAWDERLSEAGYDVAMRETYNPGNEDFSTLISQTEDAGVEALVASPQPPDGITAMNQLNNSGYTPEFVEFVRASDPQAWWTALGESGNYVTMCPGWAPGMTGNGNEELLDAYAERNDGETPRVMVGVGYNLAQTTEQALAGAENTDPETVRSSLDETDFETVIGDFAFDEYGMPEQGQLSAASAQWWNGDQRLVYPQTEQAAELQFPIE